One Setaria viridis chromosome 5, Setaria_viridis_v4.0, whole genome shotgun sequence genomic region harbors:
- the LOC117855059 gene encoding plastid division protein PDV1, translating to MGPEEVEAVLETIWDLHDKVSDAIHALSRAHFLRAVRRRASAGDNKPAGLVYVKGGGLAAVGDGEEAAALADLAEEARSLHAIRAALEDLEDQFECFLAVQSQQQAERDFAVARLEQSRIMLAIRLKEHNGKNHEVIDEASDFVRNVYQDVWPSLSVNKPEKCADSSNDMVKGPNFFARMVSSSLSIAGSNFSMKDLGGALWNSAAFAIGIIALLQLRGLASGAHGPAVGNYPYRRINEKNSSRLGTSRGGSTMSHLDVSLAKG from the exons ATGGGgcccgaggaggtggaggccgtgCTGGAGACCATCTGGGACCTCCACGACAAGGTCAGCGACGCCATCCACGCCCTCTCCCGCGCCCACTTCCTgcgcgccgtccgccgccgcgcctccgcggGGGACAATAAGCCCGCCGGCCTCGTGTACGTCAAgggcgggggcctcgccgcggtcggcgacggcgaggaggcggcggccctggCGGACCTGGCCGAGGAGGCCAGGAGCCTCCACGCCATCCGCGCCGCGCTCGAGGACCTCGAGGACCAGTTCGAGTGCTTTCTC GCTGTGCAGTCACAACAACAAGCAGAACGAGATTTTGCCGTAGCGAGGTTGGAGCAAAGTCGCATCATGCTTGCGATAAGATTAAAAGAGCATAATGGGAAGAATCACGAGGTCATAGATGAGGCATCTGACTTTGTCCGCAACGTCTACCAGGATGTTTGGCCTTCTCTGTCAGTAAACAAGCCTGAGAAGTGTGCTGACAGTTCCAATGACATGGTAAAAGGTCCGAATTTCTTTGCGAGGATGGTTTCTTCTAGCCTCTCTATAGCTGGGAGCAATTTCAGTATGAAAGATCTGGGTGGTGCGTTATGGAACAGTGCAGCTTTCGCTATTGGCATAATTGCACTGCTGCAGTTGCGTGGGTTAGCTTCAGGGGCACATGGTCCAGCAGTTGGTAACTACCCCTACAGGAGGATCAATGAGAAGAACTCATCGCGGTTGGGGACATCGCGAGGCGGTAGTACAATGTCTCATCTTGATGTGTCACTAGCCAAAGGTTAA